From Neobacillus sp. PS2-9, the proteins below share one genomic window:
- a CDS encoding Crp/Fnr family transcriptional regulator: protein MKQVDIIRRLSEVPIFKELSTQELEPIVKIAQTRFYKHKMYVFMQDDPLDRVFFIHSGKIKIYKTDQAGKEQIISVLEPGEMFPHAGFFRKGNFPAHAEVMEDAHLVVIPIDKFEEILISYPELCIKLFKVLGEKIVDLQGRLEAQVLHNTYEQIILLLIRLCKTNGDKVGDRYRFTTQFTNRELANMIGTSRETVSRTINQVKKKEYVIQDDEGYYLIDREALQQELFY, encoded by the coding sequence TTGAAGCAAGTGGATATTATCAGAAGATTGTCCGAGGTTCCAATCTTCAAGGAATTAAGTACACAAGAACTTGAACCCATCGTAAAAATTGCACAAACCCGATTTTATAAACATAAGATGTATGTTTTCATGCAAGATGACCCACTTGATAGAGTCTTCTTTATTCATAGTGGAAAAATTAAAATCTATAAGACAGACCAAGCTGGGAAAGAACAAATCATATCCGTTCTCGAACCTGGAGAGATGTTTCCACATGCTGGATTTTTCAGAAAAGGTAATTTCCCCGCACACGCGGAAGTTATGGAAGATGCTCATTTAGTGGTAATTCCTATAGACAAGTTTGAAGAAATATTAATTTCCTATCCGGAGCTCTGCATTAAACTTTTTAAAGTGTTAGGTGAAAAAATTGTAGATCTTCAAGGAAGGTTAGAAGCGCAAGTACTTCATAACACATATGAACAGATCATTTTATTACTTATTAGATTATGCAAAACTAACGGTGATAAGGTTGGAGATCGATATCGGTTTACCACTCAATTTACGAATAGAGAATTAGCCAATATGATTGGTACTTCTAGGGAGACCGTAAGCCGCACAATAAATCAAGTTAAAAAGAAAGAATACGTCATACAGGACGATGAGGGATATTACTTAATCGACCGTGAAGCACTTCAACAGGAATTATTCTATTAA
- a CDS encoding DUF2249 domain-containing protein translates to MAQRIIELDVREDLKNKLEPFQKIMEAVKECKTNDLFILHAPFKPVPLFSVLKAKGFTHEEEEIDKKHWKITFTKTR, encoded by the coding sequence ATGGCACAACGAATTATTGAACTTGATGTCCGCGAGGATTTAAAAAATAAATTGGAACCTTTCCAAAAGATTATGGAGGCCGTTAAGGAGTGTAAAACAAATGATCTCTTTATCCTACATGCCCCGTTTAAACCAGTTCCACTTTTCAGCGTACTAAAGGCAAAAGGTTTTACCCATGAGGAAGAGGAAATTGATAAAAAACACTGGAAAATAACCTTTACAAAAACAAGATAA